A single region of the Nocardioides aquaticus genome encodes:
- a CDS encoding heavy metal translocating P-type ATPase, translating into MTDACGCGPDEPRSDDNGAGKLEPERLWEVSELQFAALAGLFLVAGYAADLSDASPSMVTSLNAVALALGAWTFVPSTLRRLGKGRIGVGTLMTIAAVGAVVLGQVTEAAMLAFLYSISEGLEEYAVARTRRGLRALLNLVPVEATILRDGKQVTIAPADLVIGDLLLVRPGERLATDGIIRVGRTALDVSALTGESVPVEASPGDAVYAGCINGTGVLEVEVTTTADDNSLARIVNIVEAEQSRKGDAQRLADRIAKPLVPGIMVLAAVIAVVGSLLGDPATWIERALVVLVAASPCALAISVPVTVVAAVGAASRIGALVKGGAALEALGRIRSVALDKTGTLTRNEPTVVNVTAAPGHTREQILDVAAALESRSEHPLARAILAAVSQHRDAEGVESVTGAGLTGTVGGRPARLGRPGWIPAGELADPVRRMQEAGATAVLVEFGGVVIGALAVRDDLRPEAAEVVARLRADGYQVAMLTGDNVRTATALAAQAGITEVHADLRPEDKSAIIRRLREQRPTAMVGDGVNDAPALATADVGIAMGAMGSDVAIETADVALMGEDLRHLPHSLSHARRARSIMLQNVGLSLGLIAVLIPLAAFGLLGLAAVVLVHEVAEILVIGNAVRAGRARPLPPAPAPQPALLSPTMEVSVR; encoded by the coding sequence GTGACCGACGCCTGCGGCTGCGGCCCCGACGAACCACGCAGCGACGACAACGGAGCGGGGAAGCTCGAGCCGGAACGGCTATGGGAGGTCAGCGAACTGCAATTCGCCGCTCTGGCCGGGCTCTTCCTGGTCGCCGGTTACGCGGCTGATCTGAGTGACGCCTCCCCAAGCATGGTGACCTCGCTCAACGCTGTCGCCCTGGCACTCGGCGCCTGGACCTTCGTACCCAGCACGTTGAGACGGCTGGGTAAGGGCAGGATCGGCGTCGGCACCCTGATGACGATCGCCGCCGTAGGCGCTGTCGTCCTCGGTCAGGTCACCGAGGCGGCGATGCTGGCCTTCCTCTACTCCATCAGCGAGGGGCTGGAGGAGTACGCCGTGGCCCGCACCCGTCGCGGCCTGCGCGCCCTTCTGAATCTCGTCCCGGTGGAGGCCACGATTCTTCGCGACGGCAAGCAGGTCACCATCGCGCCCGCCGATCTCGTTATCGGTGACCTGCTCCTGGTCCGGCCCGGTGAACGGCTCGCGACCGACGGCATCATCCGGGTCGGCCGCACCGCCCTTGATGTTTCGGCCCTCACCGGCGAATCCGTCCCGGTCGAAGCCAGTCCGGGCGACGCCGTCTACGCCGGCTGCATCAACGGCACCGGTGTCCTTGAGGTCGAGGTCACCACCACCGCCGACGACAACTCCCTGGCCCGCATCGTCAACATCGTCGAGGCAGAACAGTCTCGCAAGGGCGACGCACAGCGCTTGGCCGACCGGATCGCCAAACCCCTGGTCCCCGGGATCATGGTCCTTGCCGCCGTTATCGCCGTCGTCGGCAGCCTGCTCGGCGACCCCGCCACCTGGATCGAGCGTGCCCTGGTCGTCCTGGTCGCTGCCTCCCCCTGTGCACTAGCGATCTCCGTGCCGGTCACCGTGGTCGCCGCAGTCGGCGCCGCGAGCCGCATCGGCGCCCTGGTCAAGGGCGGCGCCGCCCTTGAGGCACTTGGGCGGATCCGGAGCGTCGCTTTGGACAAGACAGGCACATTGACCCGCAACGAGCCGACCGTCGTCAACGTCACCGCCGCACCCGGCCACACCCGCGAGCAGATCCTCGACGTGGCCGCCGCCCTCGAGTCCCGGAGCGAGCATCCCCTGGCCCGCGCCATCCTCGCCGCCGTTTCGCAGCACCGTGACGCCGAGGGCGTCGAGTCCGTCACGGGCGCCGGGCTCACCGGAACCGTCGGCGGTCGACCCGCGCGCCTGGGGCGCCCAGGTTGGATCCCGGCCGGTGAGCTCGCCGACCCGGTGCGGCGCATGCAGGAGGCGGGCGCCACCGCCGTACTCGTGGAGTTCGGCGGAGTTGTGATCGGCGCCCTCGCGGTCCGCGACGATCTGCGGCCCGAAGCAGCCGAGGTCGTGGCCCGCCTGCGCGCCGACGGCTACCAGGTCGCGATGCTCACCGGCGACAACGTGCGCACCGCGACCGCCCTGGCCGCCCAAGCCGGCATCACTGAGGTGCATGCCGACCTCCGTCCCGAGGACAAGTCGGCCATCATCCGCCGGCTTCGCGAGCAACGACCCACCGCCATGGTCGGCGATGGCGTCAACGACGCCCCCGCCCTAGCCACCGCTGACGTCGGGATCGCCATGGGTGCGATGGGCAGCGACGTGGCCATCGAGACCGCCGACGTTGCGCTCATGGGTGAGGACCTGCGCCACCTGCCCCACAGCCTGAGCCACGCCCGCCGCGCCCGATCGATCATGCTGCAGAACGTCGGCCTCTCCCTGGGCCTGATCGCCGTCCTCATCCCGCTCGCCGCTTTCGGTCTGCTTGGCCTGGCCGCGGTGGTCCTCGTCCACGAGGTCGCCGAGATCCTCGTGATCGGCAACGCGGTCCGCGCCGGGCGCGCACGTCCGCTGCCGCCCGCGCCGGCTCCGCAGCCGGCCCTGCTTTCGCCGACGATGGAAGTCTCGGTCAGGTGA
- a CDS encoding ArsR/SmtB family transcription factor, producing MPMTTAISDPALLRGAALFHGLGDRNRLSIIRQLAGGGERRVVDLTEALGLAQGTVSGHLACLRDCGLIVGRPEGRQVFYSIAHPQLVDLLGAAEQLLALTGERVELCPRFGPSGTTAESEPGTPTTTTKGPGL from the coding sequence ATGCCAATGACAACGGCGATATCCGACCCAGCTCTACTGCGGGGAGCGGCACTGTTCCACGGCCTCGGGGACCGCAATCGACTCTCCATCATCCGCCAGCTCGCAGGCGGCGGCGAGCGTCGCGTGGTGGATCTCACCGAGGCCCTCGGACTGGCACAGGGCACTGTGTCCGGTCACCTCGCTTGCTTGCGTGACTGCGGGCTGATCGTCGGCCGACCGGAGGGACGCCAGGTCTTCTACTCCATTGCCCACCCTCAGCTGGTGGACCTGCTCGGCGCTGCCGAGCAACTGCTCGCGTTGACTGGCGAGAGGGTCGAACTCTGCCCCCGTTTCGGCCCCTCCGGCACCACTGCCGAATCTGAGCCAGGCACTCCGACCACCACCACGAAGGGCCCCGGACTGTGA
- the ccsB gene encoding c-type cytochrome biogenesis protein CcsB codes for MTWDLLSDNLIYSAIAVYVLAMLAYAAETAARVNRGVEVTADVPVAVGAGAPAAPPPTRVAPSSSTAGTPGARVGAVGSSLAVLGLLLNLAGVVTRGLAAERAPWGNMYEFAIVITMTAGATYLALLRRQPVRDLGAWIVGAIVLTLGLAVTVLYTPAGDLVPVLDSYWLVVHVAAAIISGGVFTVGALTTILFMVRQRHDARAAQAGRTRGRYAAQLPTADTLSRVARGAHVFAFPIWTFAVIAGAIWAENSWGRYWGWDPKETWAFITWVCYAAYLHADATTGWRGSRASWFALAGYAAFVFNFFGVNMWIPGLHSYAGV; via the coding sequence ATGACGTGGGACCTGCTCTCCGACAACCTCATCTACTCCGCCATCGCCGTCTACGTGCTGGCAATGCTGGCGTACGCCGCCGAGACCGCCGCGCGGGTCAACCGGGGGGTGGAGGTCACTGCCGACGTCCCGGTCGCCGTCGGTGCCGGGGCACCCGCAGCGCCACCACCGACTCGAGTGGCGCCCTCCTCATCGACCGCGGGCACACCAGGAGCCCGCGTCGGTGCGGTCGGGTCGTCCCTCGCGGTCCTGGGCCTCCTGCTGAACCTGGCCGGCGTCGTCACGCGCGGCCTCGCAGCCGAGCGGGCTCCCTGGGGCAACATGTATGAGTTCGCGATCGTCATCACGATGACGGCCGGGGCGACCTACCTGGCCCTGCTCCGCCGCCAGCCGGTGCGCGACCTCGGCGCCTGGATCGTCGGCGCGATCGTCCTCACGCTCGGCCTGGCCGTCACGGTCCTCTACACCCCCGCCGGCGACCTCGTGCCGGTGCTGGACTCCTACTGGCTCGTGGTGCACGTCGCAGCCGCGATCATCTCCGGCGGCGTCTTCACCGTCGGGGCCCTGACGACCATCCTGTTCATGGTCCGACAGCGCCACGACGCCCGAGCGGCCCAGGCGGGCCGCACCCGGGGTCGGTACGCCGCCCAGCTACCCACAGCGGACACCCTCTCGCGCGTCGCGCGGGGTGCCCACGTCTTCGCCTTCCCGATCTGGACCTTCGCCGTCATCGCCGGCGCCATCTGGGCCGAGAACTCCTGGGGTCGGTACTGGGGCTGGGACCCCAAGGAGACCTGGGCGTTCATCACCTGGGTCTGTTACGCCGCCTACCTGCACGCCGACGCCACCACCGGATGGCGGGGCTCGCGAGCCTCCTGGTTCGCCCTCGCGGGCTACGCGGCCTTCGTGTTCAACTTCTTCGGGGTCAACATGTGGATCCCGGGCCTGCACTCCTACGCCGGTGTCTGA
- the resB gene encoding cytochrome c biogenesis protein ResB → MRTAVILLSLLAVAAVPGSVLPQRNVASDPQAVVRYFVQHPELAPWMDRLSLFDVYGSPWFAAIYLLLLVSMTGCVLPRCARLWRESRAAPPPAPRHLSREPEYASLTTAEPADQALETAAAALRRRRFRVRVVGDEVRAEKGYLRETGNLAFHLSLLVLLVGIAGGRLYGFEGRVAVAEGSSFTNVSAEYDEFFPSVWTDVEGLEPLSFTLDSFEAEFETDPAKLGEPRSFDARVSYESEEGSGVVQVKPNSPLDINETKFFLTGHGYAPEVTVRDGTGAVTFSGPVIFLPSDSNFTSDGVVKAPDAQPVGLGFQGLFLPTAATDGRGPVSAFPGPVDPQLVMTAFTGDLGMSDGTTQSVYTLDTTNLEPVLGEDGSPLRQPLAVGETMRLPDDQGSLTFDGVSRFANFQVAYDPGKEISLVAALLLLGGLTTSLVIRRRRLWVRVTDTAPAEGFVAVEVAMRSLTRRQLPAGDLEAVSLALRGPDTPPPSPSTQTHTQEPNR, encoded by the coding sequence ATGCGTACGGCCGTCATCTTGTTGTCGCTGCTCGCGGTCGCGGCCGTGCCCGGCTCGGTCCTCCCCCAGCGCAACGTCGCCTCGGATCCGCAGGCCGTCGTGCGGTACTTCGTGCAGCACCCTGAGCTTGCGCCGTGGATGGACCGTCTGTCGCTGTTCGACGTCTACGGCTCGCCGTGGTTCGCCGCGATCTACCTGCTGCTGCTGGTCTCGATGACCGGGTGCGTGCTGCCCCGTTGTGCGCGCTTGTGGCGCGAGAGCCGCGCGGCACCGCCCCCGGCCCCGCGACACTTGAGCAGGGAGCCGGAGTACGCCTCGCTCACCACCGCCGAGCCGGCCGACCAGGCGCTGGAGACCGCGGCGGCGGCCCTGCGCCGCCGACGGTTCCGGGTCCGGGTCGTGGGTGATGAGGTGCGCGCGGAGAAGGGGTACCTGCGCGAGACCGGCAACCTGGCCTTCCACCTGTCGCTGCTGGTGCTGCTCGTCGGCATCGCCGGCGGGCGCCTGTACGGCTTCGAGGGCCGCGTGGCCGTCGCCGAGGGCAGCTCGTTCACCAACGTGAGCGCCGAGTACGACGAGTTCTTCCCCTCGGTGTGGACCGACGTGGAGGGCCTGGAGCCGCTCAGCTTCACCCTCGACAGCTTCGAGGCGGAGTTCGAGACCGATCCAGCCAAGCTGGGCGAGCCCCGCAGCTTCGACGCCCGCGTCTCCTACGAGTCCGAGGAGGGCTCCGGCGTGGTCCAGGTGAAGCCGAACTCGCCCCTGGACATCAACGAGACCAAGTTCTTCCTCACCGGTCACGGCTACGCCCCCGAGGTCACCGTCCGTGACGGCACCGGCGCCGTGACCTTCTCCGGGCCTGTCATCTTCCTTCCCTCTGACTCCAACTTCACCTCCGACGGCGTCGTCAAGGCCCCTGACGCCCAGCCGGTCGGGCTGGGCTTCCAGGGCCTGTTCCTGCCCACCGCGGCAACCGACGGGCGCGGCCCGGTCTCGGCCTTTCCCGGCCCGGTCGACCCCCAGCTGGTGATGACCGCGTTCACCGGTGACCTCGGCATGTCCGACGGCACCACGCAGTCGGTCTACACCCTGGACACGACGAACCTGGAACCCGTGCTCGGCGAGGACGGCAGCCCGTTGCGGCAGCCGCTCGCCGTGGGCGAGACCATGCGCCTGCCCGACGATCAGGGCAGCCTGACCTTCGACGGCGTCTCGCGGTTCGCCAACTTCCAGGTCGCCTACGACCCGGGCAAGGAGATCAGCCTGGTCGCCGCGTTGCTGCTGCTGGGCGGCCTCACCACCTCGCTGGTCATCCGGCGCCGGCGGCTCTGGGTCCGTGTCACCGACACGGCCCCCGCCGAAGGGTTCGTCGCCGTGGAGGTGGCCATGCGGTCCCTGACCCGACGCCAGCTGCCCGCGGGCGACCTCGAGGCGGTGTCCTTGGCGCTCCGCGGCCCTGACACACCTCCCCCGAGCCCCAGCACCCAGACACACACCCAGGAGCCGAACCGATGA
- a CDS encoding ArsR/SmtB family transcription factor, whose translation MTDESCGLLCLDLPEAERVRSLVPSAEVAGVSAARLRALADPTRLRVAMALAASGGELCVCDLAWVVGASSGLVSHHLRLLRSSGLAASRRDGKMVMYALTEPGEALLRSVTGCTVGSQVTS comes from the coding sequence ATGACCGACGAGAGCTGCGGGCTGCTGTGCCTGGACCTACCGGAGGCGGAGCGGGTCCGCTCTCTGGTCCCGTCCGCCGAGGTGGCCGGGGTCTCAGCGGCGCGCTTGCGCGCGCTGGCAGACCCGACCCGGTTGCGGGTGGCCATGGCGCTGGCCGCCTCCGGCGGTGAGCTGTGCGTCTGTGACCTTGCCTGGGTGGTGGGGGCGTCCTCCGGGCTCGTCTCCCACCACCTGCGGCTGTTGCGGTCCAGCGGCCTGGCGGCCTCGCGGCGTGACGGCAAGATGGTCATGTACGCCCTCACCGAACCGGGAGAGGCGCTGTTGCGCTCCGTCACGGGCTGCACTGTCGGGTCGCAGGTGACGTCATGA
- a CDS encoding F510_1955 family glycosylhydrolase: MHRAVPLALAATALGAALALSGCAAPDPSEPAGLPEEGARAELGHVHGVGVDPGNGALYIASHLGVFQVSDGGQPERVADRWQDTMGFAIVGPGHFLGSGHPDLREEDLPASLGLIESTDGANTWAPVSLQGEADFHAIEPVGGRIYAYDSQSGSLLTSDDEKTWDTISKQPIYDLAADQTDPDTVYATTDRGELVVSTDGADPRPVPGAPVLTAIDWEPGGPLVGVGPDGTVLISTDTTTWRQAGRVDGPAEALDASPDRWHAATATGVYESTDDGLTWGLVVRNEA; this comes from the coding sequence ATGCACCGAGCCGTCCCTCTCGCACTCGCCGCAACGGCCCTCGGCGCGGCGCTTGCCCTCTCCGGGTGCGCCGCCCCCGACCCGTCCGAACCCGCAGGACTTCCTGAGGAGGGCGCGCGGGCGGAGCTGGGCCACGTCCACGGCGTCGGAGTCGACCCCGGCAACGGTGCTCTCTACATCGCCTCTCACCTCGGGGTGTTCCAGGTCAGCGACGGCGGGCAACCCGAACGGGTCGCAGACCGGTGGCAGGACACCATGGGGTTCGCCATTGTCGGTCCCGGACACTTCCTCGGCAGCGGACACCCCGACCTGCGGGAGGAAGACCTCCCCGCAAGCCTCGGACTCATCGAGTCCACCGACGGCGCCAACACCTGGGCCCCAGTGTCGTTGCAGGGTGAGGCCGACTTTCACGCCATCGAGCCGGTAGGCGGCCGCATCTACGCCTACGACTCCCAGTCCGGCTCCCTTCTGACCAGTGACGACGAGAAGACCTGGGACACGATCAGCAAGCAACCGATCTACGACCTCGCCGCCGACCAGACTGACCCGGACACCGTCTACGCCACCACCGACCGAGGCGAGCTCGTCGTCTCCACCGACGGCGCAGACCCACGACCGGTCCCGGGCGCACCCGTCCTGACCGCGATCGACTGGGAACCCGGTGGCCCGCTGGTCGGGGTGGGACCCGACGGGACCGTCCTGATCAGCACTGACACCACCACCTGGCGCCAGGCAGGACGTGTCGACGGGCCTGCGGAAGCGCTCGACGCGTCGCCGGACCGGTGGCACGCCGCAACCGCAACTGGCGTCTATGAGTCCACCGACGACGGCCTCACCTGGGGGTTGGTGGTGAGGAACGAGGCCTGA
- a CDS encoding DUF4396 domain-containing protein, whose amino-acid sequence MDMTNRVPDWLTPISWLYIALALISAAAIAVDIYARHRRHTTVAEEVVWIASALYLGPFALPLYARHGRAPARAMKNDAAVTTRQGHDQPIAVAGLPGGGASAIAHLLGVPLVLASGLTIAGIDLWVMIIVIGVLAMAFLFAYERAATRPGRTLPVGTAATAAVLTVLAFDIGMGGWMLLLHFNSFMPPATEGNFWFLMQVGIVLGLLTAYPVVNRLTRRHQTLVPA is encoded by the coding sequence ATGGACATGACCAACCGGGTGCCTGACTGGCTCACCCCGATCTCCTGGCTCTACATCGCCCTGGCGCTCATCAGCGCCGCTGCCATCGCTGTCGACATCTACGCCCGGCACCGCCGCCATACCACCGTCGCCGAGGAGGTGGTGTGGATCGCCTCAGCGCTCTACCTGGGGCCCTTCGCACTTCCCCTGTACGCCCGCCACGGTCGTGCCCCCGCCCGGGCCATGAAGAACGACGCGGCGGTGACGACCAGGCAGGGTCATGACCAGCCGATCGCCGTGGCGGGGCTGCCGGGTGGTGGAGCCTCGGCCATCGCTCACCTCCTCGGCGTGCCCCTGGTCCTCGCCTCCGGTCTCACGATCGCCGGGATCGACCTGTGGGTCATGATCATCGTCATCGGCGTCCTCGCCATGGCATTCCTTTTCGCCTACGAGCGGGCCGCAACCCGACCCGGTCGGACGCTGCCCGTCGGAACGGCTGCCACCGCAGCAGTGCTCACCGTCCTCGCCTTCGACATCGGCATGGGCGGCTGGATGCTGCTGCTGCACTTCAACTCGTTCATGCCGCCCGCCACCGAGGGCAACTTCTGGTTCCTCATGCAGGTCGGCATCGTCCTCGGACTCCTTACCGCCTACCCCGTCGTCAACCGGCTCACCCGCCGCCACCAGACGCTCGTGCCGGCCTAA
- a CDS encoding DUF305 domain-containing protein, whose protein sequence is MSAIALGLTLALAAAACGDSDDTSSSGAETSTTEHNDTDVAFASDMLQHHTQALDVVDLTQGRDLDLEVQQLADDIRAAQAPEIETFTGWLTDWDEAVPATSTSGSMRDRDMPRMGGSMRGRDGMRRDAMRGDAMRGDAMRGDGMRGDAMRGDAMRGDAMRGDAMRCGG, encoded by the coding sequence ATGAGCGCGATCGCCCTCGGACTCACCCTCGCCTTGGCCGCCGCTGCCTGCGGCGATAGCGATGACACCAGCAGTTCCGGTGCCGAGACCTCCACCACTGAGCACAACGACACCGACGTCGCCTTTGCCTCCGACATGCTCCAGCACCACACCCAGGCACTCGACGTGGTCGACCTCACCCAGGGCCGCGACCTCGACCTCGAGGTTCAGCAGCTGGCCGACGACATCAGGGCCGCTCAGGCCCCCGAGATCGAGACCTTCACCGGCTGGCTCACCGACTGGGACGAAGCCGTCCCTGCGACCAGCACGAGCGGGTCGATGCGCGACCGGGACATGCCCCGGATGGGCGGGTCGATGCGCGGCCGCGACGGGATGCGCCGCGACGCGATGCGCGGCGACGCGATGCGCGGCGACGCGATGCGGGGCGACGGGATGCGGGGCGACGCGATGCGCGGCGACGCGATGCGGGGCGACGCGATGCGCGGCGACGCGATGCGATGCGGGGGATGA
- a CDS encoding DUF305 domain-containing protein has product MMSGADMPGMMSGTEMTALAQAPDAEFEEWLEMMIEHHTGAIDMSETETEQGQYKPAIDLANESAESQTAEVETMENLLAP; this is encoded by the coding sequence ATGATGTCCGGCGCTGACATGCCGGGGATGATGTCCGGCACCGAGATGACCGCCCTGGCTCAGGCGCCTGATGCTGAGTTCGAGGAGTGGCTGGAGATGATGATCGAGCACCATACCGGTGCAATCGACATGTCCGAGACCGAGACCGAGCAGGGTCAGTACAAGCCTGCGATCGACCTCGCTAACGAAAGCGCAGAGTCGCAGACCGCCGAGGTCGAGACGATGGAGAACCTTCTCGCCCCTTGA
- a CDS encoding universal stress protein has translation MTPIVPAGSVVIAYDSSGRSAEALAWGLEQAVLERRPVDVVRLLNVAEVQSAAWIASSGAGGPVLDVLREGAVADLAAVVGLARLQHPDLRVDGHVIERETREGLVELSESAYLMVLGSHGWGPVGSVLLGSVAAAVTRRAQCPVVVVRPPADPRLSDADGTGVLVGVDDTPESTPVIEHAFAQASLRDLPLTVVHCVRDPASAWAGDSWSLDAQESTQSRDAVLASLTGAAEKHPDVAYTAQVEQGLVTQNSGDRARPWALVVVGRHHHSAWHRLMMTSTTTAVLEHARCPVVVVPEARVATGRG, from the coding sequence ATGACCCCCATCGTCCCCGCCGGCTCCGTCGTCATTGCCTACGACAGCAGCGGACGCTCCGCCGAGGCCCTCGCCTGGGGCCTCGAGCAGGCCGTGCTCGAGCGGCGTCCCGTCGATGTCGTGCGCCTGCTCAACGTCGCCGAGGTGCAGTCCGCTGCCTGGATCGCGAGCTCAGGAGCGGGAGGCCCGGTGCTGGACGTGCTGCGCGAGGGGGCGGTGGCCGACCTCGCCGCGGTCGTCGGCCTGGCCCGTCTCCAGCACCCTGATCTGCGGGTGGACGGTCACGTGATCGAGCGAGAGACCCGTGAGGGCCTCGTCGAGCTCTCGGAGTCCGCCTACCTGATGGTGCTCGGGTCCCATGGCTGGGGACCGGTCGGCAGCGTCCTGCTCGGCTCGGTCGCCGCCGCCGTCACCCGACGCGCCCAGTGCCCCGTGGTCGTAGTGCGACCACCGGCCGACCCCCGCCTCTCCGACGCCGACGGCACAGGGGTCCTCGTCGGCGTCGACGACACCCCTGAGTCCACACCGGTCATCGAGCACGCCTTCGCCCAGGCCTCGCTGCGCGACCTGCCCCTCACCGTCGTGCATTGCGTCCGCGACCCTGCCTCGGCCTGGGCCGGGGACTCCTGGTCGCTGGACGCCCAGGAGAGCACCCAGTCCAGGGACGCGGTGCTCGCGAGCCTGACCGGAGCAGCCGAGAAGCACCCTGACGTTGCGTACACCGCCCAGGTCGAACAAGGACTAGTCACCCAGAACTCCGGTGACCGCGCCCGTCCGTGGGCCCTCGTCGTCGTCGGCCGACACCACCACAGCGCCTGGCACCGCCTGATGATGACCTCGACCACGACCGCCGTCCTCGAGCACGCCCGCTGCCCGGTCGTCGTGGTCCCGGAGGCCCGCGTCGCGACCGGACGTGGCTGA